A window of Formosa sp. Hel1_31_208 contains these coding sequences:
- a CDS encoding formimidoylglutamase has translation MNFNFLSPVSDAVLAHNELLSQQALGKKIKIHSEQQGIPDLEDVQLVIIGVKENRNDVNYMGEVLNFDIIRTSLYSLFPGNWYMNIADLGDIPEGSSIEDTYYALRTIISILLEKKIIPIIIGGSQDLTYANYRAYDTMAPMVNIVNVDSNFDLGDASVEMKNNSFLGKIILDKPYNLFNYSAIGYQTYFNSQEEIDLMEKLYFEAYRLGEVTHNINLVEPVMRDAHIVTMDLKSVRAAEVGAKQKYSPNGFNGKEICAISRYAGISNKVSSFGIYEYKMTKELDATPMLIAQIIWYFIEGVNCRVNDDDFSNESNHQKYNVLIEDDELIFYKSVKSGRWWIEIPFLPNVNNKLKKHTLLPCTLEDYQEASHGKIPERWYKAYKKNGF, from the coding sequence ATGAATTTTAATTTTTTGTCTCCTGTTTCAGATGCAGTCTTAGCTCATAACGAACTATTATCGCAGCAAGCACTGGGCAAAAAAATAAAAATTCACTCCGAACAACAAGGAATTCCAGATCTGGAAGATGTTCAGCTTGTTATTATAGGTGTAAAGGAGAATCGGAATGATGTCAATTATATGGGAGAGGTATTAAACTTCGATATCATTAGGACATCTCTTTATTCATTATTCCCAGGTAACTGGTATATGAATATAGCCGATTTAGGTGATATTCCTGAAGGCTCATCAATAGAAGACACCTATTATGCCTTGCGCACTATTATATCTATTCTCTTAGAAAAAAAAATCATACCTATTATTATTGGAGGAAGTCAAGATCTGACCTATGCTAATTATCGTGCATATGATACCATGGCACCTATGGTTAATATTGTGAACGTTGATAGTAATTTTGATTTAGGGGATGCATCGGTTGAGATGAAGAATAATAGTTTCCTTGGAAAAATCATATTAGACAAGCCATACAATCTTTTTAATTATTCGGCCATAGGGTATCAAACTTATTTTAATTCTCAAGAAGAAATTGATTTGATGGAGAAACTCTATTTTGAGGCCTATCGATTAGGAGAGGTGACGCATAATATCAATTTGGTTGAACCAGTGATGCGGGATGCTCATATAGTAACTATGGATTTAAAATCTGTTAGAGCGGCAGAAGTAGGTGCTAAGCAAAAATACTCTCCAAACGGATTTAATGGAAAAGAGATATGTGCTATTTCAAGATATGCAGGTATCAGTAATAAGGTATCGTCATTTGGTATTTATGAATATAAAATGACCAAAGAATTGGATGCAACGCCTATGCTAATAGCTCAAATAATATGGTACTTTATTGAAGGTGTCAATTGTAGAGTTAATGATGATGATTTTAGCAATGAATCTAACCATCAAAAGTACAATGTATTAATAGAAGACGATGAACTTATCTTCTATAAAAGTGTGAAATCGGGACGATGGTGGATAGAAATTCCTTTTTTGCCAAATGTTAATAATAAATTAAAAAAGCATACGTTATTACCATGCACGCTTGAAGATTATCAGGAGGCAAGCCATGGTAAAATACCTGAAAGATGGTATAAAGCCTATAAAAAGAACGGGTTTTAG
- the gldK gene encoding gliding motility lipoprotein GldK: MNIKKFILLTAVLALMVSCNSGDRGQLVGVKGKKWHPEKPYGMTLVPGGAFIMGKSDDDLAGVQDAPTRTVTVRAFYMDETEITNSEYRQFVEWVRDSTLRMQLAILADDIGETPGNGGIGEFAFSDADPANMSVYEKYMYDNYSGLGPTGYEGRKLNKDVDLIFDTADYPDEYYAEVMDTMYLPIEESYNGQRTWDVKKFKFQYTYMDIQKAAKNRNLSRKDVIITEEVEIYPDTTAWIRDFSYSYNEPMHNDYFWHDAYGDYPVVGVSWKQAKAFCQWRTLYHNSYRKSKGNHYVNSYRLPSEAEWEYAARGGLQGATFPWGGPYAKNDRGCFMANFKPLRGDYAADQALYTVEADAYEPNDFNLYNMAGNVSEWVQGSYDAGSYEYMASFNPSVNNPENTRKVVRGGSWKDVAYFLQVSSRDYEYADSARSYIGFRTVQDYMGTEVTKNAATN; encoded by the coding sequence ATGAATATTAAGAAGTTTATTTTGTTAACGGCCGTTTTAGCTCTTATGGTCAGTTGTAACTCTGGGGACAGAGGACAACTTGTAGGAGTTAAAGGAAAGAAATGGCATCCCGAAAAGCCCTACGGTATGACACTTGTTCCTGGTGGAGCATTCATTATGGGTAAATCGGATGACGATTTAGCTGGAGTGCAAGACGCTCCAACTAGAACCGTAACTGTAAGAGCATTTTACATGGACGAAACTGAAATCACCAATAGTGAGTATCGTCAATTTGTAGAATGGGTAAGAGATTCTACGCTTAGAATGCAACTAGCAATTCTAGCTGATGACATTGGTGAAACTCCAGGTAATGGAGGTATTGGTGAATTTGCCTTTAGTGATGCTGATCCAGCTAACATGTCAGTGTATGAAAAGTATATGTACGATAATTATAGCGGTCTCGGACCTACAGGTTATGAAGGACGAAAATTAAACAAAGATGTTGATTTAATTTTTGACACAGCAGATTACCCAGATGAATACTATGCAGAGGTCATGGATACCATGTATTTACCAATTGAGGAATCTTATAATGGACAACGTACATGGGATGTAAAGAAATTTAAATTCCAATATACATACATGGACATTCAAAAAGCGGCTAAAAACAGAAACTTAAGCCGTAAAGATGTCATAATTACGGAAGAAGTAGAAATCTATCCAGACACAACGGCTTGGATTAGAGATTTCTCTTACTCTTATAATGAACCAATGCACAATGATTATTTCTGGCATGATGCTTATGGCGATTATCCAGTTGTTGGAGTGTCTTGGAAACAAGCAAAAGCTTTTTGTCAATGGAGAACTCTGTATCATAATTCATACAGGAAATCTAAAGGAAATCACTATGTGAACTCTTACAGATTACCATCTGAGGCAGAATGGGAATATGCGGCAAGAGGAGGTCTTCAAGGAGCAACCTTCCCTTGGGGTGGGCCATATGCGAAAAATGATAGAGGTTGCTTTATGGCAAACTTTAAACCATTGCGTGGAGATTATGCAGCCGATCAGGCATTATATACAGTTGAAGCTGATGCTTACGAGCCAAATGATTTTAACTTATACAATATGGCCGGTAATGTTTCAGAATGGGTACAAGGATCTTACGATGCTGGTTCCTATGAATACATGGCGTCGTTTAATCCTAGTGTGAATAACCCCGAAAACACCCGTAAAGTAGTTCGAGGTGGCTCTTGGAAAGATGTTGCTTACTTCTTACAAGTGAGTTCTAGAGATTATGAATATGCAGATTCTGCTAGAAGTTATATCGGTTTTAGAACTGTACAAGATTATATGGGTACAGAGGTCACTAAAAACGCAGCTACTAACTAA
- the gldL gene encoding gliding motility protein GldL, with the protein MAQNGNITITNMVYGLGAAIVIVGALFKIQHWPYGSLILTIGMIVEALVFTYSAFERQQSDLDWSLVYPELSGGMGSKKAKKEEPKDAEGLLSKKLDNLLKEAKIDGELMASLGMGIKNFEDAAKGISPTVDGMNAQKKYSEEMSLAAAQMESLNSLYKVQMESANRQAAINEEAVENATKLKEQMQSLASNLSSLNGVYGGMLSAMNKN; encoded by the coding sequence ATGGCACAGAACGGAAACATCACAATCACAAATATGGTCTACGGACTAGGAGCAGCAATCGTAATTGTTGGAGCTTTATTTAAAATTCAGCACTGGCCTTATGGGTCATTAATCCTAACTATCGGTATGATTGTAGAGGCCTTAGTATTTACATATTCAGCATTTGAAAGACAGCAGTCAGACTTAGACTGGTCGTTAGTATATCCAGAATTATCGGGTGGAATGGGATCTAAAAAAGCAAAAAAAGAAGAACCTAAAGATGCCGAAGGATTATTGTCTAAAAAATTAGATAATTTATTAAAAGAAGCTAAAATTGATGGTGAATTAATGGCAAGCCTTGGAATGGGTATCAAAAACTTTGAAGATGCTGCTAAAGGAATTAGCCCAACTGTTGATGGTATGAATGCTCAAAAGAAATATAGCGAAGAAATGTCTTTAGCTGCTGCTCAAATGGAATCATTGAACAGTCTTTATAAAGTGCAAATGGAAAGCGCTAACCGCCAAGCGGCAATTAATGAAGAAGCAGTTGAAAATGCAACTAAATTAAAAGAACAAATGCAATCCTTAGCATCTAACTTATCATCATTAAATGGTGTATATGGAGGAATGTTATCTGCAATGAATAAAAACTAA